A single window of Ptychodera flava strain L36383 chromosome 3 unlocalized genomic scaffold, AS_Pfla_20210202 Scaffold_25__1_contigs__length_14229661_pilon, whole genome shotgun sequence DNA harbors:
- the LOC139125608 gene encoding sortilin-related receptor-like translates to MAAAMVGFAFLLCCIATVPFVDGRRLGSAAKTLHLANDDGDPWKEYMRFHAKEGDSVDNFVAETLSRVVRDTSSADGSQHDEGAAQIVTKYELSDGHHNEMVVHWAGAGSDVIVALTRDMEPSALSTSQVYISSDYGQTFQAKQDNMKLSNGGNSIIDKFYHTEADNSRYIFTDIIHSEIWVMRNFNDNFRNVQPGFKPTLLSTHKTDANVVLGMDSDDPSKKLWKSEDFGETWHVMQENVKSFWWGADGYDPPERVYVERQEPGRKSSIIYSDDYFDYESIDHEVIAEVEDFELNDEYMFATRKNVVYGNRETNYTLKHCGYPMKGDHFSRPSFHQDFSAWIST, encoded by the exons ATGGCGGCCGCGATGGTGGGGTTCGCGTTCTTGTTGTGTTGTATCGCAACCGTGCCTTTCGTCGACGGCAGACGGCTAGGTTCTGCCGCCAAGACGTTACACCTAGCAAACGATGATGGAGACCCTTGGAAAGAATATATGAGGTTCCATGCTAAGGAAGGAGACAGCGTGGACAATTTCGTCGCAGAGACCTTATCCCGAGTTGTGCGTGATACATCGTCCGCAGACGGCAGCCAACACGATGAGGGGGCTGCCCAGATTGTC ACTAAATATGAGCTATCTGATGGTCATCACAATGAAATGGTAGTTCACTGGGCTGGAGCAGGCAGTGACGTCATTGTAGCTTTGACCAGAGACATGGAACCCAGTGCTCTCTCCACAAGTCAAGTCTACATTTCTTCGGATTATGGTCAGACTTTTCAAGCCAAGCAGGATAACATGAAGTTATCCAATGGTGGAAACTCAATTATTGATAAGTTTTACCACACTGAAGCTGATAACAGTCGG TACATCTTCACAGACATCATCCATTCAGAAATCTGGGTGATGAGAAATTTTAACGATAACTTCAGAAACGTGCAGCCTGGTTTCAAGCCAACTCTGCTATCTACGCACAAAACAGATGCAAATGTGGTCCTTGGTATGGACTCTGATGACCCATCAAAGAAG CTGTGGAAGTCAGAAGACTTTGGAGAGACTTGGCATGTGATGCAGGAAAATGTCAAATCATTTTGGTG GGGAGCAGACGGATATGATCCGCCGGAGAGGGTGTATGTTGAACGTCAGGAACCTGGCAGGAAGTCTTCCATAATCTATTCTGATGACTATTTTGACTATGAGAGTATTGATCATGAAGTCATTGCTGAAGTTGAAGACTTTGAACTCAATGATGAGTATATGTTTGCTACAAGGAAAAAT GTTGTGTATGGTAACCGAGAGACCAACTACACTCTTAAACACTGTGGGTATCCCATGAAAGGGGACCATTTCAGCAGGCCCAGTTTCCATCAAGACTTCTCAGCTTG GATTTCTACATAG